The following proteins are encoded in a genomic region of Zea mays cultivar B73 chromosome 9, Zm-B73-REFERENCE-NAM-5.0, whole genome shotgun sequence:
- the LOC542046 gene encoding 50S ribosomal protein L35, chloroplastic-like: MALSLSLARPAPLAVSAGAGARKLPAASLAFPAKSFFGAPLAATAASVASPLPRKPATSTTSLEVVAAGKKGYKMKTHKASAKRFRVTGRGKIVRRCAGKQHLLAKKNTKRKKRLSKMVQVNKSDYDNVTGALPYLKVNRKAN; the protein is encoded by the exons ATGGCGCTGTCCCTCTCCCTCGCGCGCCCCGCGCCCCTCGCCGTTTCCGCCGGCGCAGGAGCCAGGAAGCTACCCGCAGCCAGCCTCGCATTCCCGGCGAAATCCTTCTTCGGCGCGCCGCTGGCCGCCACCGCGGCCTCCGTCGCGTCGCCGCTCCCGCGCAAGCCGGCCACCTCCACCACCTCGCTCGAGGTCGTCGCGGCGGGGAAGAAGGGCTACAAGATGAAGACGCACAAG GCGTCGGCGAAGCGGTTCCGGGTGACGGGGAGGGGCAAGATCGTGCGGCGGTGCGCCGGGAAGCAGCACTTGCTCGCCAAGAAGAACACCAAGCGCAAGAAGAGGCTCTCGAAGATG GTGCAAGTCAACAAGAGTGACTACGACAATGTTACGGGTGCACTGCCCTACCTCAAAGTGAATAGGAAAGCAAACTGA